The proteins below are encoded in one region of Hordeum vulgare subsp. vulgare chromosome 3H, MorexV3_pseudomolecules_assembly, whole genome shotgun sequence:
- the LOC123442270 gene encoding uncharacterized protein LOC123442270, giving the protein MPKILDCLILKNIKHYTGTQDQSDTPVSANDMCALEEWPSHARRNRAQLQDEAGGQKKKGRGVLKGFKASKKRFANGSAKLNIAFSEKLGGTVGMNYRSFKDDVVVIMKRKLPLIGVRRWSDINPTIHRLIVADMIDRWDLEDTPDTEEKVLTIAKEQYRGWQSTLSSTYKAYKTDAARLANLPEDLQPEE; this is encoded by the exons ATGCCGAAAATCCTGGATTGCTTAATCTTGAAAAATATTAAACATTATACAGGAACTCAAGACCAATCTGACACTCCAGTGTCTGCTAATGACATGTGTGCACTAGAAGAATGGCCATCCCATGCTCGCCGCAACCGTGCGCAACTACAGGATG AAGCTGGTGGACAGAAGAAGAAAGGGCGAGGTGTTCTAAAAGGTTTTAAAGCATCTAAGAAGCGTTTTGCCAATGGATCTGCAAAGCTAAATATTGCATTCTCTGAAAAATTGGGTGGTACAGTAGGAATGAACTATCGTTCATTCAAGGATGACGTGGTAGTCATAATGAAAAGAAAGTTACCACTCATTGGAGTAAGGAGGTGGTCGGACATTAACCCTACCATACATCGACTCATTGTTGCAGATATGATA GATAGATGGGATCTGGAAGATACACCTGACACAGAAGAAAAGGTACTCACAATTGCGAAAGAGCAGTACAGAGGCTGGCAATCAACTCTAAGCTCCACTTacaaggcatacaaaacagatgcaGCTAGATTGGCTAATCTACCGGAAGATTTACAACCAGAAGAATGA
- the LOC123442271 gene encoding protein CONSERVED IN THE GREEN LINEAGE AND DIATOMS 27, chloroplastic-like has translation MAASPSLHAPRLLPLLRTPSRASPSLHAPRLLPLLPNPAPSLAGPRRWPRRRLATTKAQAVPSSRNGSSAGTDWCPVPPEQRPENEYEALAASLPFSWAAGDLVLYCSRLAFTGAAFALFVGLPVAAFGGRGGAGGDALHLVLGATGSGILAVTLAVVRMYLGWAYVGNRTCWLSLVVEAETKIHPPYNGDWISVL, from the coding sequence ATGGCCGCCTCGCCCTCCCTCCACGCCCCCCGCCTCCTCCCGCTCCTCCGAACCCCGTCCCGAGCCTCGCCCTCCCTCCACGCCCCCCGCCTCCTCCCGCTCCTCCCGAACCCCGCCCCGAGCCTCGCCGGGCCCCGGCGCTGGCCGCGGAGGCGCCTCGCGACGACGAAGGCGCAGGCGGTGCCGTCGTCACGGAACGGCAGCTCAGCGGGTACGGACTGGTGCCCGGTGCCCCCGGAGCAGCGGCCCGAGAACGAGTACGAGGCGCTGGCCGCGTCACTGCCCTTCTCCTGGGCGGCGGGGGACCTGGTGCTCTACTGCTCCCGCCTCGCCTTCACGGGGGCCGCCTTCGCGCTCTTCGTCGGCCTCCCCGTCGCGGCTTTCGGCGGCCGCGGGGGCGCCGGCGGCGACGCCCTGCACCTCGTGCTCGGGGCCACCGGCTCCGGCATCCTCGCCGTCACACTCGCCGTCGTGCGGATGTACCTCGGCTGGGCCTACGTCGGGAACCGCACGTGCTGGCTGTCGCTGGTGGTGGAGGCGGAGACAAAGATACATCCGCCCTATAATGGTGATTGGATTTCTGTTCTATAA